The following proteins are co-located in the Oscillospiraceae bacterium genome:
- the efp gene encoding elongation factor P, which translates to MVSAGDFRNGVTFEMDGQVLQVVEFQHVKPGKGAAFVRCKLKNVIGGGVVERTFSPTDKFENAYVERRDMQYLYADGDLYYFMDTETYEQIPVSKGTLGSGFQFVKENMECKVISYKGNVFNVEPPVFVELEVAETEPGVRGDTANNVTKPATLETGAEIRVPIFINAGEMIRIDTRTGEYMERAKG; encoded by the coding sequence ATGGTTTCAGCGGGCGATTTCCGCAACGGCGTCACCTTTGAGATGGACGGCCAGGTGCTGCAGGTCGTGGAATTTCAGCATGTCAAGCCCGGCAAAGGCGCGGCGTTTGTGCGCTGCAAGCTGAAAAATGTGATAGGTGGCGGCGTGGTCGAGCGCACATTCAGCCCGACCGACAAATTTGAAAACGCCTATGTGGAGCGCCGCGACATGCAATATCTGTATGCCGACGGCGATCTGTATTACTTCATGGACACGGAGACCTATGAACAGATCCCCGTCTCCAAGGGTACGCTGGGCAGCGGCTTTCAGTTTGTCAAAGAGAACATGGAGTGTAAAGTCATCTCATACAAAGGCAATGTTTTCAATGTGGAGCCGCCCGTGTTTGTCGAGCTGGAGGTCGCGGAGACCGAACCGGGCGTGCGCGGCGACACCGCAAACAATGTGACAAAGCCCGCCACCCTGGAGACAGGCGCCGAGATCCGCGTCCCCATTTTCATCAACGCCGGCGAGATGATCCGCATCGACACCCGTACCGGCGAGTATATGGAGCGCGCCAAGGGCTGA
- a CDS encoding YqeG family HAD IIIA-type phosphatase translates to MRMSKFGANFIPDKVFANIQDITPEWLLSKGLRGLAVDLDNTLAGYGQKRPTPDVIRWIGQMCEAGLGVVIITNNAEDRVRRFCAGLPVGYVPRARKPFSLGFKRAVELLGLPPVQVAEVGDQIYTDVLGAKRSGLFSILVTPLHLKGHFFFSLRRRLEQPFIRKALQRDACQ, encoded by the coding sequence ATGCGAATGAGCAAGTTTGGCGCCAATTTCATCCCCGACAAAGTGTTTGCCAACATCCAGGACATCACCCCCGAATGGCTTCTCTCGAAAGGGCTGCGGGGCTTGGCCGTAGATTTGGACAACACGCTGGCCGGTTACGGGCAAAAGCGTCCGACGCCCGACGTCATCCGCTGGATCGGCCAGATGTGCGAGGCGGGTCTGGGCGTTGTCATCATCACAAACAACGCGGAGGACCGCGTGCGGCGATTTTGCGCAGGTCTCCCCGTCGGCTATGTCCCCCGTGCGCGCAAACCCTTTTCGCTCGGCTTCAAGCGGGCCGTGGAACTGCTCGGGCTTCCGCCGGTTCAGGTGGCCGAGGTGGGCGACCAGATCTACACCGACGTCCTGGGCGCCAAGCGCAGCGGGCTGTTTTCCATCTTGGTCACGCCGCTGCATCTCAAGGGCCACTTCTTTTTCAGCCTGCGCCGCCGTCTGGAGCAGCCCTTCATCCGCAAAGCGCTCCAGCGGGACGCCTGTCAGTGA
- a CDS encoding chromate transporter, with translation MSRLFELFLLCLRVGLFTFGGGLAIVPLIQQNLVGAGFMTASESVDMIAISQMTPGPFAINAATFAGTKLAGIPGALIATLGMVLPSVLTALLVAKFFFSAHKSQGVQSTLSGIRPVVLALIAGAGLTVAREAFLPGGGTIDLPAILLAALVFVLLRFTKAGPVWLLTGCGLLGALFLQ, from the coding sequence GTGAGTCGGTTGTTTGAATTGTTTTTACTCTGTCTGCGCGTCGGACTGTTCACCTTCGGCGGCGGTCTTGCAATCGTACCTCTGATTCAGCAGAATCTGGTCGGCGCCGGTTTTATGACGGCGAGTGAGTCAGTGGACATGATCGCCATCTCTCAGATGACCCCCGGCCCCTTCGCCATCAACGCGGCCACCTTTGCCGGCACCAAACTCGCCGGCATCCCGGGCGCCCTGATCGCCACACTGGGCATGGTGCTGCCGAGCGTCCTCACCGCTCTCCTCGTCGCGAAATTTTTCTTTTCGGCCCACAAATCGCAGGGTGTTCAGTCGACGCTGTCCGGCATCCGTCCGGTCGTGCTGGCGCTCATTGCGGGCGCGGGACTCACGGTGGCCCGAGAGGCCTTTCTCCCGGGCGGCGGGACCATCGATCTCCCGGCCATCCTCTTGGCGGCGCTTGTGTTCGTGCTCCTCCGTTTCACCAAGGCCGGCCCCGTTTGGCTTCTCACCGGCTGCGGCCTCTTGGGGGCTCTCTTCCTGCAGTAA
- a CDS encoding S-layer homology domain-containing protein, which produces MSAALEPPAPLVRFSDVEDTHWAYRDVAFLDERGILTDFVVEDRVEFRPDRALTRADMALFIARMLRLDTDLSAGVTLPFTDADAIPPEAAPAVRALYGMRVIKGKSQNGQLFFDPAAPISRAEFCTIIGRTMARGYAKIPTNFADGDTIPAYAKDHIEVLVSLDVIGGYPNNTMRPQSNITRAEAAKVLCRLY; this is translated from the coding sequence GTGTCGGCGGCCTTGGAACCGCCGGCCCCGCTTGTCCGTTTCTCTGACGTTGAGGACACGCACTGGGCCTACCGGGATGTGGCATTTTTGGACGAGCGGGGTATCCTCACCGATTTTGTTGTGGAAGACCGCGTCGAATTCAGGCCGGATCGCGCGCTGACGCGCGCCGACATGGCCCTCTTCATCGCGCGCATGCTGCGGCTCGACACGGACCTCTCGGCAGGTGTGACGCTGCCTTTTACCGACGCGGACGCCATCCCCCCCGAGGCCGCGCCGGCGGTTCGGGCGCTCTATGGGATGCGCGTCATCAAAGGCAAATCCCAAAACGGACAGCTGTTCTTCGATCCTGCGGCGCCTATCTCCCGCGCTGAATTTTGCACGATCATCGGGCGGACGATGGCGCGCGGCTACGCAAAAATACCCACAAACTTCGCAGACGGCGACACCATCCCCGCCTATGCCAAAGATCACATCGAGGTGCTGGTCTCGCTGGACGTCATCGGCGGCTACCCCAACAACACGATGCGCCCGCAAAGCAACATCACCCGCGCAGAAGCCGCCAAAGTTCTGTGCCGTCTGTATTGA
- a CDS encoding Xaa-Pro peptidase family protein, with translation MNRLPSLQALLEEESFDALLLTSRVARYYATDLFTSAGMVLITRQGGTFYTDFRYIEAARTRLSGYAVEITDHTHPYRETVGKALARARVKMLGFEQDTMTLTEYETLSRAFSVDFVPAHEALHRRRRVKDTEELARMEEAQRIAERGFLETLPLIRVGMTERALRAELIARLYQAGADHLSFDPIVVTGPGAAQPHGEAGDRPISRGDFLTMDFGVVHRGYCSDTTRTVAVGTATDEMRRVYDVVLRAQRRGIETARAGVAGRTIDAAARDLIAEEGYGAYFGHGFGHCLGIEIHEPGGASPSEESPLPAGTVLSAEPGIYLPGRFGVRIEDVIALTETGARNLTALPKDLLVVG, from the coding sequence GTGAACCGTCTGCCGTCCTTGCAGGCGCTGTTGGAGGAGGAATCTTTCGACGCGCTGCTGCTCACCTCCCGCGTGGCCCGGTATTATGCCACAGATCTCTTCACCTCCGCCGGTATGGTGCTGATCACCCGCCAAGGCGGAACGTTTTATACGGATTTCCGTTATATCGAGGCCGCGCGGACGCGCCTGTCCGGTTATGCGGTGGAGATAACCGACCACACGCATCCTTACCGCGAGACCGTCGGCAAAGCCCTGGCTCGTGCGCGGGTGAAGATGCTCGGTTTCGAGCAGGACACCATGACGCTCACCGAATACGAGACCCTCTCCCGCGCGTTTTCTGTGGATTTTGTGCCGGCGCACGAGGCGCTGCACAGGCGGCGGCGCGTCAAAGACACCGAGGAATTGGCCCGTATGGAAGAAGCCCAGCGCATCGCCGAGCGAGGGTTCCTTGAGACACTCCCGCTCATCCGGGTCGGCATGACGGAGCGGGCGTTGCGCGCCGAGCTCATCGCCCGGCTGTATCAAGCGGGCGCGGATCATCTCTCGTTTGACCCCATCGTCGTGACTGGCCCGGGCGCCGCGCAGCCGCACGGGGAAGCCGGCGACCGTCCCATCTCGAGGGGCGACTTCCTCACGATGGACTTCGGCGTCGTTCACAGAGGCTACTGCTCCGACACCACCCGTACAGTGGCCGTCGGCACAGCCACCGACGAGATGCGCCGCGTGTATGACGTCGTCTTGCGCGCGCAGCGCCGCGGCATCGAGACGGCCCGCGCCGGCGTCGCCGGTCGGACGATCGACGCCGCGGCCCGCGATCTCATCGCCGAAGAGGGGTATGGGGCCTATTTTGGCCATGGTTTCGGTCACTGCTTGGGGATCGAGATTCATGAACCGGGCGGTGCATCGCCCTCCGAAGAGAGCCCTTTGCCCGCCGGCACCGTTCTCTCCGCCGAGCCTGGCATCTATTTGCCCGGCCGTTTTGGGGTGCGTATCGAAGACGTCATTGCCCTCACCGAGACCGGCGCACGCAATCTCACCGCCCTGCCCAAAGACCTGCTCGTGGTGGGATAG
- a CDS encoding phage DNA packaging protein J (One member of this family is encoded by phage DNA commonly used as a positive control for DNA sequencing instruments.), producing the protein MPHPGRPSACPQRQRNGQAGPAVPRPPTLRYPCDSGCRPGRPLPASVCATGRRAARVWPVTGLCCGHN; encoded by the coding sequence ATGCCACATCCCGGTAGGCCCAGTGCGTGTCCTCAACGTCAGAGAAACGGACAAGCGGGGCCGGCGGTTCCAAGGCCGCCGACACTTCGATACCCGTGCGACTCCGGTTGCCGGCCGGGTCGACCGCTTCCAGCGTCAGTTTGTGCCACTGGTCGTCGGGCAGCGCGGGTATGGCCTGTAACAGGCCTGTGTTGCGGTCATAACTGA
- a CDS encoding chromate transporter, with protein sequence MNGETRRPASADLGRIFLVMLRIGATTFGGGYAMIPQMSRDFVTRHHWIEEDEIVDLFAVAQSTPGVIALNASLLVGYRIAGVPGALAAALGAVLPSLAVLSLITVVYQAFLENPYVLGALRGVRAAVAGLLFSTVVQLRPASVRGALGWLLFGAALAVAVFLPFVNAVWILLGGGLIGLLSGRPWRRRQKGAPS encoded by the coding sequence ATGAACGGTGAGACGAGGCGCCCCGCTTCCGCCGACCTGGGCCGCATCTTTCTCGTGATGCTGCGCATTGGCGCCACCACCTTCGGCGGTGGCTACGCGATGATCCCGCAGATGTCGCGCGATTTTGTCACGCGCCACCACTGGATCGAAGAGGATGAGATCGTCGACTTGTTCGCCGTGGCGCAGTCGACCCCCGGCGTCATTGCCCTCAACGCCTCCTTGCTGGTGGGCTATCGCATCGCCGGCGTGCCGGGCGCGCTGGCGGCCGCGCTGGGCGCCGTCCTGCCCTCTCTGGCCGTGCTCTCATTGATCACGGTCGTCTACCAGGCTTTCCTCGAAAATCCTTATGTGCTGGGAGCGCTGCGCGGCGTACGGGCCGCTGTGGCCGGACTGCTTTTCTCCACCGTCGTCCAGTTGCGCCCGGCGTCGGTCCGCGGCGCGCTCGGTTGGCTGCTGTTTGGCGCGGCGCTGGCCGTGGCGGTGTTTCTGCCCTTTGTAAACGCCGTCTGGATCCTGCTGGGCGGCGGTCTCATCGGCCTGCTGAGCGGGCGCCCCTGGCGCCGCAGACAGAAGGGAGCGCCGTCGTGA